CGGATCGGCGACGTGGTGGTGTCGGCCGGCCCGGACCTGGCGCTGATCGCCTCCGAACGCGAGCCGATGGAGTCCAACCTGGTCGGCCTGCACGGCGGCATGGAGCCGGCCGAGCAGCTGGTACCGCTGCTGGTGTCACCGGGGACGACGTAGTGGGCCGCAGCCAGCACCTGCCGCGGCTGGCCAACCGGCCAGGGGAGCCGGCCGACGACTCCGGATGCACCATCCTGCACGTCGACATGGACGCGTTCTTCGTCTCCGTCGAGCTGCGTACGCGGCCGGAGCTGCGCGGCAAGCCGGTGGTCGTCGGCGGTGTCGGTGGCCGCGGCGTGGTGTCGTCGGCCAGCTACGAGGCACGCAAGTTCGGCGTACGCAGCGCGATGCCGACCGCGGTCGCGCGCCGGCTCTGTCCGGAGGCGGTGTTCCTGCCGACCAGCCACGGCCTCTACGGCGAGGTGTCGCGGGACGTGATGGCGATCTTCGCCGACTTCACGCCGCAGGTGGAGCAGCTGAGCGTCGACGAGGCCTTCCTGGACGTGGCCGGCGCTGTCAAGCTGCTCGGCTCGCCGGCCGCCATCGCGCAACAGATCCGCGCGCGCGTGCAGGCCGAGCACGACATCACCTGCTCGGTCGGCGTCGCCTCCAGCAAGTTCATCGCCAAGCTGGCCTCCTCGCTGTGCAAACCGGACGGCCTGCTGGTGGTGCCCAAGGACGAGACGCTGCGTTTCCTGCATCCGCTGCCGGTCGGCGCGCTGTGGGGCGTCGGCCAGCGTACGGAGGAGGTGCTGGTCCGGCTCGGCTGCAAGACCGTCGGCGACGTGGCCGCGATGCCGTTGCGTGGCCTGCAGAAGGCCGTCGGAGCGGCGGTCGGCGCGCATCTTTTCGAGCTGGCCAACGGCCGCGACCCGCGCCGCGTCCA
The nucleotide sequence above comes from Fodinicola acaciae. Encoded proteins:
- a CDS encoding DNA polymerase IV encodes the protein MGRSQHLPRLANRPGEPADDSGCTILHVDMDAFFVSVELRTRPELRGKPVVVGGVGGRGVVSSASYEARKFGVRSAMPTAVARRLCPEAVFLPTSHGLYGEVSRDVMAIFADFTPQVEQLSVDEAFLDVAGAVKLLGSPAAIAQQIRARVQAEHDITCSVGVASSKFIAKLASSLCKPDGLLVVPKDETLRFLHPLPVGALWGVGQRTEEVLVRLGCKTVGDVAAMPLRGLQKAVGAAVGAHLFELANGRDPRRVQVEEHDKSIGSEETFDVDVTDHRRMHKEILHLATKVGERLRTAGYTGRTVSIKVRFADFKTITRSRTLPQSTDSSHEIYATARGLYDALRLDRPRIRLIGVRVEQIGSADGMTEQLMLGEPDHGWRDAEQAVDAAAKRFGSGVIRPATLVRKPATSAE